A genomic region of Bombus terrestris chromosome 12, iyBomTerr1.2, whole genome shotgun sequence contains the following coding sequences:
- the LOC100647039 gene encoding acetyl-CoA carboxylase isoform X1, protein MKSVLLHRERFVTGFIQARQSDSRSVPSAVLLIAPVFVGFTFAVIARRYVHFGPIFTDRAQQGWWADIIPAIRFLNFGRGNEGNIDREADDKENSEQDVNRSNDSSSTMSENPVSFVVGDPDNDRSEELEIEDSFPSESYDITTTQVQQNAMAGLIERRKRLRPSMSQGTVMIQTQSRLQEKDFTIATPEEFVHRFGGTKVINKVLIANNGIAAVKCMRSIRRWSYEMFKNERAVRFVVMVTPEDLKANAEYIKMADQYVPVPGGTNNNNYANVELIVDIAVRTQVQAVWAGWGHASENPKLPELLHKNNMCFIGPSERAMWALGDKIASSIVAQTADVPTLPWSGSELKAQYSGKKIKISSELFKKGCVSTVEECLAAANKIGFPIMVKASEGGGGKGIRKVENAEELPTLFRQVQTEIPGSPIFIMKLAKCARHLEVQLLADNYGNAISLFGRDCSIQRRHQKIIEEAPAVVAKPEVFEEMEKAAVRLAKMVGYVSAGTVEYLYDTSGRYYFLELNPRLQVEHPCTEMVSDVNLPAAQLQIAMGLPLHHIKDIRLLYGESPWGDSVIDFDQPRHKPQPWGHVIAARITSENPDEGFKPSSGTVQELNFRSSKNVWGYFSVAASGGLHEFADSQFGHCFSWGEDRNQARENLVIALKELSIRGDFRTTVEYLITLLETESFQQNNIDTAWLDLLIAERVRSDKPDVLLAITCGALHIADRTITAAFTGFQTALEKGQIQASNDLDNVIDVELINDGYKYKIQTAKSGPNSYFLVMNGSYKEVELHRLSDGGLLLSLDGASFTTYMREEVDRYRIIIGNQTCIFEKDNDPSLLRSPSAGKLISYLVDDGGHVDAGQAYAEIEVMKMVMTITASEAGSVFYVKRPGAILEAGTLIARLELDDPSLVTKAQEYTGKFPETVAPAISEKLNHLHAEYRTALENTLGGYCLPDPYHVPRVRELLEKFMNSLRDPSLPLLELQEVIATISGRIPISVEKKIRKLMSLYERNITSVLAQFPSQQIAAVIDGHAASLSKRSERDVFFLTTEAIVQLVQRYRNGIRGRMKTAVHELLRQYYTVESQFQQGHYDKCVSALIDEYKDDVATITAMIFSHNQVTKKNVLVTMLIDHLWANEPGLTDELSSTLTELTSLNRTEHSRVALRARQILIAAHQPAYELRHNQMESIFLSAVDMYGHDFHPENLEKLILSETSIFDILHDFFYHSNRTVCNAALEVYVRRSYISYELTCVQHLELSGEVPLVHFQFLLPNNHPNIQNQSSVNHRVGAMAAFQDMDQFTRYSDEVFDLLEDLSSITSTSAKVLAEAVDAAASESRHSTSINVSLSTAENTGTVEIGERSAEPVHILSIAVQEKENHDDVTMAKLFGDWCAANKEELISRDIRRITFTVLKKRQFPKFFTYRQRDGFVEDKIYRHLEPGCAFQLELNRMRTYDLEALPTSNQKMHLYLGRAKVAKGQQVTDYRFFIRSIIRHSDLITKEASFDYLHNEGERVLLEAMDELEVAFSHPLAKRTECNHIFLNFVPTVIMDPVRIEESVTSMVLRYGPRLWKLRVRQAEIKMTIRPAPGKPTSILRLCIANDSGYSIDLHLYMEATDPKTGIIRFESYPSSTANGTWRPGPMHGLPISTPYLTKDYLQAKRFQAQSSGTTYVYDLPDMFRQQTEKMWIKYIEERPQCNITIPNPVMDCVELVLEGDNLVEQKRLPGENNVGMVAWRLRLYTPEYPVSGRDIILIANDLTHLIGSFGPKEDLVFCRASERARQLGIPRIYFSANSGARIGLAEEVKALFRIAWEDEDEPEKGFRYIYLTPDDYARLAPLNSVKTSLIEDKGESRYKITDIIGKDDGLGVENLKYAGMIAGETSKAYDEIVTISIVSCRAIGIGAYLVRLGQRVIQIENSHIILTGYKALNTVLGREVYASNNQLGGIQIMHNNGVSHATNVRDLEGVATALRWLSYCPKFKGAPLPILSAPFPDPVDREIMYVPTKAAYDPRFMLEGRIQNGTNYWESGFFDRGSWQEIMRPWAQTVVTGRARLGGIPCGVIAVETRTVELHLPADPANLDSEAKTISQAGQVWFPDSAYKTAQAIKDFGKEELPLFIFANWRGFSGGMKDMYEQIIKFGAYIVDGLREYTKPIFVYIPPNGELRGGAWAVVDPTINPRYMEMFADNTSRGGVLEPGGIVEIKFRTKDIIKAMHRVDSVIQKLKENLANANSAEERTDIENQIRKREQLLEPMYRQVAVHFADLHDTPERMFEKNTIHDIIPWQKARRLLYWRLRRRLLEDEIKKEILSTQRTLDVRQVGAMLRRWFIEDKGATESYLWDQDEAATNWLENQRQDENSVVSRNITCVRQDAIVSRVKEALETCPEVRLNAILEIAHRLQPAERAELQRTLLQIETTTQEHHNDSSASS, encoded by the exons GCCCAGCATGTCGCAGGGCACGGTGATGATTCAGACGCAAAGCCGGTTACAGGAAAAGGACTTCACTATTGCCACGCCCGAGGAGTTCGTTCATCGTTTCGGCGGTACCAAAGTTATCAACAAG GTCCTAATCGCCAACAACGGAATAGCGGCTGTAAAATGTATGCGTTCGATCCGACGATGGTCCTACGAAATGTTCAAGAACGAACGTGCCGTGCGTTTCGTCGTGATGGTCACTCCGGAAGATCTAAAAGCGAACGCGGAATATATCAAAATGGCAGATCAGTACGTACCCGTGCCAGGTGGAACCAACAACAACAATTATGCGAACGTCGAGCTGATCGTAGACATCGCTGTACGCACTCAGGTCCAGGCTGTATGGGCTGGTTGGGGTCATGCCTCTGAAAATCCAAAATTGCCAGAATTACTCCACAAAAATAACATGTGTTTCATTG GACCATCCGAGAGAGCAATGTGGGCCCTTGGAGATAAAATCGCGTCAAGTATAGTAGCGCAAACTGCAGATGTACCGACACTTCCTTGGTCAGGTTCGGAACTAAAGGCACAGTACAgtggaaaaaagataaaaatatcttcAGAACTTTTCAAGAAAGGGTGCGTTTCGACGGTAGAAGAATGCTTGGCAGCAGCTAACAAAATAGGCTTTCCTATAATGGTGAAAGCTAGCGAGGGAGGTGGTGGAAAAGGTATCAGAAAGGTGGAGAACGCTGAAGAATTGCCCACATTGTTTAG GCAGGTACAAACTGAAATACCTGGATCTCCGATATTCATTATGAAATTGGCCAAATGTGCTCGCCATTTAGAAGTTCAATTATTAGCTGACAATTATGGAAACGCGATATCGTTATTTGGTCGTGACTGTTCTATTCAGAGAAGACATCAAAAGATTATCGAAGAAGCGCCTGCTGTGGTTGCTAAACCCGAAGTCTTTGAAGAGATGGAAAAA GCTGCTGTAAGATTGGCCAAAATGGTTGGGTATGTCAGCGCAGGTACTGTCGAATACCTGTACGACACTTCTGGACGATATTACTTTTTGGAATTGAATCCACGTCTTCAAGTGGAACATCCGTGTACCGAAATGGTATCCGATGTTAATTTGCCCGCGGCACAACTTCAAATTGCTATGGGGCTACCATTACATCATATTAAAGATATTCGTCTTCTTTATGGTGAAAGTCCATGGGGAGATAGCGTCATTGACTTCGATCAACCGAGACACAAACCCCAACCATGGGGTCACGTGATAGCCGCGAGAATTACTAGTGAAAATCCTGATGAag GTTTTAAACCGAGTTCTGGTACGGTGCAAGAACTGAACTTCCGATCCTCGAAGAATGTTTGGGGTTACTTCTCGGTAGCAGCTTCCGGAGGTCTGCATGAATTTGCAGACTCTCAATTCGGACATTGTTTCTCTTGGGGAGAGGATCGTAACCAGGCTCGAGAAAATTTGGTCATAGCTTTGAAAGAATTGAGCATTAGGGGTGATTTCAGAACCACCGTCGAATATTTGATTACGCTATTAGAAACTGAATCTTTCCAACAGAACAACATAGATACTGCGTGGCTTGATTTGTTGATTGCTGAACGCGTTAGGAGTGACAAACCAGATGTATTATTAGCCATAACGTGCGGTGCACTTCATATCGCTGATAGAACAATCACTGCCGCTTTTACTGGATTTCAAACAGCATTGGAGAAAGGACAAATACAAGCCAGCAATGATTTAGATAATGTTATCGAC GTTGAACTCATTAACGAcggatacaaatataaaatacagacTGCTAAGTCAGGCCCTAATAGTTATTTTCTTGTTATGAACGGTTCCTATAAAGAAGTAGAACTACACCGACTATCGGATGGAGGATTATTGCTTTCTTTGGATGGTGCAAGTTTCACGACTTACATGAGAGAGGAAGTCGATCGTTACAGGATCATCATTGGAAATCAAACCTGCATCTTCGAAAAGGACAACGATCCTTCTTTATTGAGGTCACCATCAGCTGGCAAACTAATCAGCTATCTAGTCGATGATGGTGGTCATGTGGACGCTGGACAAGCATACGCAGAAATTGAAGTCATGAAAATGGTAATGACAATAACAGCGAGCGAAGCTGGTAGCGTCTTTTATGTTAAAAGACCAGGTGCCATTCTCGAGGCCGGTACCTTGATTGCTCGATTAGAATTGGACGATCCATCTCTGGTAACAAAAGCTCAGGAGTACACTGGTAAATTCCCGGAAACTGTAGCTCCAGCaatttctgaaaaattgaaTCATCTACATGCTGAATACAGAACAGCTTTAGAAAACACTCTCGGAGGATATTGTTTACCAGATCCGTACCACGTACCTCGAGTACGAGAACTTCTTGAGAAATTCATGAATTCCCTTCGTGACCCTAGCTTACCATTGCTTGAACTTCAAGAAGTGATCGCGACGATATCAGGAAGAATTCCGATTTCCGTAGagaaaaaaatcagaaaattgatGTCGCTGTACGAGAGAAACATAACTTCTGTTTTAGCTCAGTTTCCTAGTCAACAAATTGCTGCTGTGATCGATGGACATGCAGCAAGTCTTTCCAAGCGATCTGAACGCGACGTCTTCTTCTTAACTACCGAAGCTATAGTGCAACTGGTACAAAGATATAGAAACGGAATACGTGGAAGAATGAAGACCGCTGTTCACGAACTACTTCGACAATATTACACCGTTGAAAGCCAGTTCCAACAAGGACATTACGATAAATGTGTTTCTGCTTTAATCGATGAGTACAAAGATGATGTAGCAACAATAACAGCTATGATTTTCAGCCATAACCAAGTCACGAAGAAGAACGTTTTGGTAACTATGCTCATAGATCATCTCTGGGCGAATGAACCTGGTCTTACGGATGAGTTATCGAGCACGCTGACGGAACTAACGAGCCTGAATCGTACAGAGCATAGTCGTGTCGCGTTACGTGCGAGACAAATTCTAATCGCTGCTCACCAACCTGCTTACGAGTTAAGACACAACCAAATGGAATCTATATTCTTGTCAGCGGTAGACATGTACGGCCATGATTTCCATCCAGAAAACTTAGAGAAACTTATCCTTTCCGAAACAtctattttcgatattttacatgACTTCTTCTACCATTCCAATCGTACAGTTTGCAATGCTGCTTTGGAGGTTTATGTTCGCAGATCTTATATTAGTTACGAGTTGACTTGCGTGCAACATCTGGAATTGTCTGGTGAAGTACCTCTTGTACATTTCCAATTTTTGCTGCCTAACAATCATCCTAACATACAAAACCAATCTTCGGTTAATCACAGAGTCGGGGCTATGGCAGCTTTCCAAGACATGGATCAATTCACCCGATATTCTGACGAAGTTTTCGACCTCCTAGAGGATCTGTCTTCGATTACCTCAACTTCGGCTAAAGTTTTAGCAGAGGCAGTAGACGCAGCTGCAAGCGAATCGAGGCACAGCACGTCCATAAACGTATCTTTAAGCACTGCGGAAAATACTGGTACAGTGGAAATAGGTGAACGATCTGCAGAACCGGTACATATTTTGAGCATTGCCGTccaagagaaagaaaatcacGATGACGTTACGATGGCGAAACTCTTTGGAGATTGGTGCGCCGCGAACAAAGAGGAATTAATCTCACGAGACATACGAAGGATCACTTTCACCGTTTTAAAGAAAAGACAATTCCCAAAATTCTTTACATACCGTCAAAGAGATGGTTTTGTTGAAGATAAAATTTATCGACATCTCGAGCCTGGTTGTGCTTTCCAATTAGAATTAAACAGAATGAGAACTTACGATCTTGAAGCTCTGCCAACCTCGAATCAAAAAATGCATCTTTACCTTGGCCGGGCGAAGGTTGCCAAAGGACAACAAGTCACGGATTATCGTTTCTTCATTCGTTCCATTATAAGACACTCTGATCTTATCACGAAGGAGGCCAGTTTCGATTATCTTCACAATGAAGGTGAACGTGTACTATTAGAGGCTATGGATGAATTGGAAGTCGCATTCTCGCATCCGCTTGCTAAGCGTACGGAATGCAATCATATCTTCCTAAATTTCGTACCCACAGTTATTATGGATCCAGTAAGAATAGAAGAAAGCGTGACCAGTATGGTATTGAGGTACGGCCCGAGATTATGGAAATTACGAGTACGTCAGGCTGAGATTAAAATGACGATTCGGCCAGCACCAGGGAAGCCAACCTCTATTTTACGTTTGTGCATTGCCAACGATAGCGGATATAGCATAGATTTGCATCTTTATATGGAGGCAACCGATCCAAAGACTGGTATCATTCGTTTCGAATCTTATCCTTCTTCGACGGCAAATGGTACCTGGAGACCAGGTCCTATGCATGGTCTTCCAATTTCTACGCCATATCTAACCAAAGATTATCTTCAAGCAAAACGGTTCCAAGCACAAAGTTCTGGCACAACATATGTATATGATTTACCAGACATGTTTAGACAACAAACCGAAAAGATGTGGATTAAATACATAGAAGAAAGGCCACAGTGCAATATAACTATCCCAAATCCTGTGATGGATTGTGTGGAATTAGTATTAGAGGGTGATAATTTAGTGGAACAAAAACGACTTCCTGGTGAGAATAATGTTGGTATGGTCGCTTGGAGATTAAGGCTTTATACACCAGAATATCCAGTATCTGGTCGAGACATTATACTGATAGCAAACGATTTGACACATTTGATTGGTTCTTTTGGTCCGAAGGAAGACTTAGTGTTTTGCAGAGCGTCTGAAAGAGCTAGACAGCTTGGAATTCCTCGAATATATTTCTCTGCAAATTCTGGTGCCCGCATTGGTCTAGCAGAGGAAGTGAAAGCGTTGTTCAGAATTGCTTGGGAGGATGAGGATGAACCGGAGAAAGGATttagatacatatatttaacaCCAGATGATTACGCGCGTTTAGCACCGCTTAATTCAGTGAAAACTTCATTGATTGAAGATAAGGGAGAATCTCGTTACAAGATTACCGATATTATTGGTAAAGATGACGGTCTTGgtgtagaaaatttaaaatacgcTGGTATGATTGCCGGAGAAACATCGAAAGCCTATGACGAAATCGTTACGATTTCCATTGTATCTTGTAGAGCGATTGGTATCGGTGCTTATCTAGTACGTCTTGGACAAAGGGTCATCCAAATAGAAAATTCTCACATCATTTTAACCGGTTACAAAGCATTGAACACTGTATTAGGCCGTGAAGTATACGCTAGTAATAATCAGTTAGGTGGTATACAAATTATGCATAATAATGGGGTATCACATGCAACAAACGTAAGGGACCTAGAGGGTGTTGCCACTGCTTTAAGATGGTTAAGCTACTGTCCCAAATTTAAGGGTGCACCCCTTCCTATATTATCAGCACCATTTCCTGATCCAGTCGACAGAGAAATCATGTATGTTCCTACAAAAGCAGCATATGATCCAAGATTCATGCTCGAAGGTAGAATACAAAATGGCACAAATTATTGGGAAAGTGGATTCTTCGATCGTGGCTCTTGGcag GAAATCATGAGGCCTTGGGCTCAAACTGTAGTAACTGGACGAGCAAGATTAGGCGGAATACCTTGTGGTGTTATTGCAGTAGAAACAAGAACAGTTGAGTTGCACTTACCTGCTGATCCTGCTAATCTCGATTCAGAAGCTAAAACGATATCTCAGGCAGGACAAGTATGGTTCCCTGACAGTGCATACAAAACTGCTCAAGCTATCAAAGACTTTGGAAAAGAAGAGCTCCCACTTTTTATTTTTGCTAATTGGAGAGGATTTTCTGGTGGAATGAAAg ACATGTACGAGCAAATTATCAAATTCGGTGCTTATATTGTGGATGGCTTACGAGAATATACCAAaccaatatttgtatatatccCACCAAATGGAGAACTAAGAGGTGGTGCTTGGGCTGTCGTTGACCCAACGATAAATCCTCGCTACATGGAAATGTTTGCTGACAATACAAGCAGAGGTGGAGTTTTAGAACCTGGTGGAATAGTAGAAATCAAGTTTAGAACTAAAGACATAATTAAAGCTATGCATAGGGTTGATTCAGTAATACAGAAGCTTAAA GAAAATCTAGCCAATGCAAATTCAGCTGAAGAACGAACAGACATTGAAAACCAAATTCGTAAGAGAGAGCAACTTTTAGAACCTATGTATCGGCAAGTAGCAGTTCACTTCGCGGATCTTCATGATACGCCAGAGAGAATGTTTGAGAAAAATACCATTCATGATATTATTCCATGGCAAAAAGCACGCAGACTGCTTTATTGGCGACTTAGAAGAAGACTTTTGGAGGATGAAATAAAGAAGGAAATTCTATCAACCCAACGCACTTTGGACGTTAGACAAGTCGGTGCAATGTTGCGTAGATGGTTTATAGAAGACAAAGGTGCCACAGAATCTTATCTGTGGGATCAAGATGAAGCTGCAACGAATTGGTTGGAGAATCAACGTCAAGATGAAAATAGTGTTGTTTCCCGTAACATCACTTGTGTAAGACAAGACGCAATCGTTTCTCGAGTCAAAGAAGCCCTTGAAACTTGTCCAGAAGTGAGATTAAATGCAATTTTAGAAATTGCGCACAGATTACAACCAGCAGAACGTGCAGAATTGCAAAGAACTTTATTACAGATAGAAACGACCACACAGGAACACCACAATGATTCAAGTGCTTCGTCCTAA